One genomic region from Actinocatenispora thailandica encodes:
- a CDS encoding CGNR zinc finger domain-containing protein has protein sequence MDGVRWTAGSAPADAAQRAADLLVELRSAEPDPAGRIAAVLGEHGETGVRLTPADLDELRAAAEPVAAVFAAPDTTTAAAALNALFARHAGPPRLTSHGGTAWHLHVDADDDGGWGEWFVTSSGLALAVLLAERQAPPGGVCAAPGCGAPFVAHGAGSPRRYCSARCATRVRVARHRAGG, from the coding sequence ATGGATGGAGTCCGGTGGACGGCAGGGTCGGCGCCGGCCGACGCGGCGCAACGGGCGGCCGACCTGCTGGTCGAGCTGCGTTCCGCGGAACCCGACCCGGCCGGCCGAATCGCCGCCGTGCTCGGCGAGCACGGCGAGACCGGCGTCCGGCTCACCCCGGCCGACCTCGACGAACTGCGCGCCGCGGCCGAGCCGGTGGCCGCCGTGTTCGCCGCGCCCGACACCACCACCGCGGCCGCCGCGCTCAACGCCCTGTTCGCCCGGCACGCCGGGCCGCCCCGGCTCACCTCGCACGGCGGTACCGCCTGGCACCTGCACGTCGACGCGGACGACGACGGCGGCTGGGGCGAGTGGTTCGTCACCTCGTCCGGGCTGGCGCTCGCCGTGCTGCTGGCCGAACGGCAGGCACCACCCGGCGGGGTGTGCGCCGCACCCGGCTGCGGCGCACCGTTCGTCGCGCACGGCGCGGGCTCCCCCCGGCGCTACTGCTCGGCCCGGTGCGCCACCCGGGTACGCGTCGCGCGGCACCGGGCCGGCGGCTGA
- a CDS encoding MFS transporter yields MRRRYGLIRYLAGATAARTGDEASGPALVLLGLAATGSTWSAGLVIGALTAATAAGGPVLGAVLDRARRPPRVLAYCLLGYGAGLVLLTVALDGARWWPPVLIAVAAGAFGPALSAGWSSRLPTVLSATTVRRGYAADSASFAVAALVGPALAGVLAAALYPTAAVLSAVALLLVATPFALRLPRPAIPPPVIPACPVPVAPPRHEAAPSSLAAPPSHPAPPSHPAPSHPVPPSQLAPPSHPVSSSHPVPPSHPAPPSQLAPSSGGPRREMRALRAGRRARSRPTGRPVRHRSEANESLVAVLRRGARAVFADPALRAATVVSALSYLGVGAATVALPVLGAALTGRPGAGALLLAVTAGGALLSTAVLSRRPVPLGAPAQVAAATAVMGAGFSVLALAWSWPVAVVGAAVVGLGDGPQLSALLEIRHRAAAPELRTQIFAAGASVKQAGYAVGAASAGVVAASSARPALVLAVLAQLAALAVAAPSINRRASIS; encoded by the coding sequence GTGAGAAGGCGTTACGGGCTGATCCGGTACCTCGCCGGCGCCACGGCGGCCCGCACCGGGGACGAGGCGTCCGGCCCCGCCCTGGTGCTGCTCGGCCTCGCCGCCACGGGCTCCACCTGGTCCGCCGGTCTGGTGATCGGTGCCCTGACCGCCGCCACCGCCGCCGGTGGACCGGTCCTCGGCGCGGTACTGGACCGGGCCCGCCGGCCGCCCCGCGTCCTTGCCTACTGTCTGCTCGGTTACGGGGCGGGTCTGGTCCTGCTGACCGTGGCACTGGACGGCGCGCGGTGGTGGCCGCCGGTGCTCATCGCGGTCGCCGCCGGCGCCTTCGGTCCGGCGCTCAGCGCGGGGTGGAGTTCCCGGCTCCCGACGGTGCTGTCGGCGACCACGGTGCGGCGCGGCTACGCTGCCGATTCCGCATCGTTCGCGGTGGCGGCGCTCGTCGGACCGGCGCTGGCCGGGGTGCTCGCCGCCGCGTTGTACCCGACCGCGGCCGTGCTGTCCGCCGTGGCGCTGCTGCTCGTCGCGACACCGTTCGCGCTGCGCCTTCCGCGGCCCGCCATCCCGCCACCCGTCATCCCGGCGTGCCCCGTACCGGTCGCTCCGCCACGACACGAAGCCGCGCCCTCGTCGCTCGCCGCGCCGCCCTCGCATCCCGCGCCGCCGTCGCATCCCGCGCCGTCGCATCCCGTGCCGCCCTCGCAGCTCGCGCCGCCCTCGCATCCCGTGTCTTCGTCGCATCCCGTGCCGCCCTCGCATCCCGCGCCGCCGTCGCAGCTCGCGCCGTCGTCGGGGGGACCGCGGCGCGAGATGCGCGCGTTGCGAGCCGGCCGGCGGGCGCGGTCGAGACCGACCGGTCGGCCGGTACGGCACCGGTCGGAGGCGAACGAGTCGCTGGTGGCGGTGCTGCGGCGCGGTGCCCGGGCGGTGTTCGCCGACCCGGCCCTGCGGGCGGCGACGGTGGTGTCGGCGCTGTCGTACCTGGGTGTCGGCGCGGCCACGGTCGCGCTGCCGGTGCTCGGTGCCGCGCTGACCGGACGGCCCGGTGCCGGTGCCCTGCTGCTGGCCGTGACCGCGGGCGGGGCGTTGCTGTCGACCGCGGTGCTGTCTCGCCGCCCGGTACCGCTGGGTGCGCCGGCCCAGGTGGCGGCCGCGACGGCGGTGATGGGCGCGGGGTTTTCGGTCCTCGCCCTGGCCTGGTCGTGGCCGGTCGCCGTGGTCGGCGCGGCGGTGGTCGGACTGGGTGACGGGCCGCAACTGTCCGCGCTGCTGGAGATCCGGCATCGGGCCGCGGCGCCGGAGTTGCGCACTCAGATCTTCGCGGCCGGGGCGAGCGTCAAGCAGGCCGGCTACGCGGTGGGCGCCGCGTCCGCCGGCGTGGTCGCCGCCTCGTCGGCCCGGCCCGCCCTGGTGCTGGCGGTACTCGCGCAACTGGCCGCTCTGGCCGTTGCCGCGCCGTCCATCAATAGACGCGCGTCGATATCATGA
- the rpsB gene encoding 30S ribosomal protein S2 produces the protein MAVVTMRQLLESGVHFGHQTRRWNPKMKRYIFTDRNGIYIIDLRQTLDYIEKAYEFVKNTVASGGNVLFVGTKKQAQEAIAEQATRVGMPYVNHRWLGGMLTNFNTVHKRLQRMKELESIEQIGADQGLTKKERLSLEREKTKLERTLGGLRDMQKVPSAIWVVDTKKEHIAVDEARKLGIPVIAILDTNCDPDEVDYPIPGNDDAIRSATLLTQVIATAAADGQIARAGAALGDTEKPATTGASAEPLAEWERELLENPAAGQTAEAAAEQPAAEAPAAEKPAESGDDAKAGADS, from the coding sequence GTGGCCGTCGTCACGATGCGACAGCTCCTGGAGAGCGGAGTCCACTTCGGGCACCAGACCCGTCGCTGGAACCCGAAGATGAAGCGGTACATCTTCACCGACCGCAACGGCATCTACATCATCGACCTGCGGCAGACCCTCGACTACATCGAGAAGGCGTACGAGTTCGTCAAGAACACCGTCGCCAGCGGGGGCAACGTGCTGTTCGTCGGGACGAAGAAGCAGGCGCAGGAGGCGATCGCCGAGCAGGCGACCCGCGTCGGCATGCCGTACGTCAACCACCGCTGGCTGGGCGGCATGCTCACCAACTTCAACACGGTGCACAAGCGGCTGCAGCGGATGAAGGAGCTGGAGTCGATCGAGCAGATCGGTGCCGACCAGGGTCTGACCAAGAAGGAGCGGCTCTCGCTCGAACGGGAGAAGACCAAGCTGGAGCGCACCCTCGGCGGTCTGCGCGACATGCAGAAGGTGCCGTCGGCGATCTGGGTGGTGGACACCAAGAAGGAGCACATCGCCGTCGACGAGGCTCGCAAGCTGGGCATCCCGGTCATCGCGATCCTCGACACCAACTGTGACCCGGACGAGGTCGACTACCCGATCCCGGGCAACGACGACGCGATCCGGTCCGCCACGCTGCTGACCCAGGTGATCGCCACCGCGGCCGCCGACGGGCAGATCGCCCGGGCCGGTGCCGCGCTGGGTGACACCGAGAAGCCGGCCACCACCGGCGCCTCCGCCGAGCCGCTCGCCGAGTGGGAGCGGGAGCTGCTGGAGAACCCGGCCGCCGGGCAGACCGCGGAGGCCGCTGCCGAGCAGCCCGCGGCCGAGGCGCCCGCCGCCGAGAAGCCGGCCGAGTCCGGTGACGACGCCAAGGCCGGCGCCGACTCCTGA
- the tsf gene encoding translation elongation factor Ts, translating into MADFTAADVKKLRDLTGAGMMDSKKALTEAEGDFEKATELLRIKGAKDVGKRAGRTAAEGLVAQSGNAMLELNCETDFVAKSGPFIEFAQSLVEHVDASRPADLDALLASTLPDGRGVAKAVEEEAAKIGEKLVVKRFAVLDDPISVYLHRKSPDLPPAVGVMVTYSGEDTAAVRGTAMQIAAMRPQYLTRDEVPGDVVENERRVAEQTAREEGKPEQALPKIIEGRVNAYFKDYVLLEQASVTENKKSVRQVLEAAGVQVTAFARFEVGQD; encoded by the coding sequence ATGGCTGACTTCACCGCCGCGGACGTCAAGAAGCTCCGCGACCTCACCGGCGCCGGCATGATGGACTCCAAGAAGGCCCTCACCGAGGCGGAGGGCGACTTCGAGAAGGCCACCGAGCTGCTGCGCATCAAGGGCGCCAAGGACGTCGGCAAGCGCGCCGGCCGTACCGCGGCCGAGGGCCTGGTCGCCCAGTCCGGCAACGCGATGCTCGAGCTCAACTGCGAGACCGACTTCGTCGCCAAGTCCGGCCCGTTCATCGAGTTCGCCCAGTCGCTGGTCGAGCACGTCGACGCGAGCCGCCCGGCCGACCTCGACGCGCTGCTCGCCTCGACGCTGCCGGATGGCCGCGGCGTGGCCAAGGCGGTCGAGGAGGAGGCCGCGAAGATCGGCGAGAAGCTCGTCGTGAAGCGGTTCGCCGTGCTCGACGACCCGATCTCGGTGTACCTGCACCGCAAGAGCCCCGACCTGCCGCCGGCCGTCGGCGTGATGGTGACGTACTCCGGCGAGGACACCGCCGCGGTGCGCGGCACGGCGATGCAGATCGCCGCGATGCGCCCGCAGTACCTGACCCGCGACGAGGTGCCGGGCGACGTCGTCGAGAACGAGCGCCGGGTCGCCGAGCAGACCGCCCGCGAGGAGGGCAAGCCGGAGCAGGCACTGCCGAAGATCATCGAGGGCCGGGTCAACGCGTACTTCAAGGACTACGTGCTGCTGGAGCAGGCGTCGGTGACCGAGAACAAGAAGTCGGTGCGTCAGGTCCTGGAGGCCGCCGGCGTGCAGGTGACCGCATTCGCCCGGTTCGAGGTCGGCCAGGACTGA
- the pyrH gene encoding UMP kinase, producing the protein MVLKLSGEVFGGGKVGVDPDVVADLARQIAAVQQQGVQVAVVVGGGNFFRGAELNQRGIDRARADYMGMLGTVMNCLALQDFLEQRGVETRVQTAITMGQVAEPYIPRRAIRHLEKGRVVIFGAGAGMPYFTTDTVAVQRALEIKADVVLMSKNGVDGVYTADPRIDPTATKVDTMSLAEALQRGLTIADAAAFAMCDQNGLTMLVFGAEGADTVVHAILGEKIGTLLTPARVK; encoded by the coding sequence GTGGTGCTGAAGCTGTCCGGTGAGGTGTTCGGCGGCGGCAAGGTCGGTGTCGACCCGGACGTGGTCGCCGATCTGGCCCGCCAGATCGCCGCGGTCCAGCAGCAGGGTGTGCAGGTCGCGGTGGTCGTCGGCGGCGGCAACTTCTTCCGCGGTGCCGAACTCAACCAGCGCGGGATCGACCGGGCCCGCGCCGACTACATGGGCATGCTCGGTACGGTGATGAACTGCCTGGCGCTGCAGGACTTCCTGGAGCAGCGAGGCGTCGAGACCCGGGTGCAGACCGCGATCACGATGGGTCAGGTCGCCGAGCCCTACATCCCGCGGCGGGCCATCCGGCACCTGGAGAAGGGCCGCGTGGTGATCTTCGGCGCGGGCGCCGGTATGCCCTACTTCACCACCGACACGGTCGCCGTGCAGCGGGCCCTGGAGATCAAGGCCGACGTCGTGCTGATGAGCAAGAACGGCGTGGACGGGGTCTACACCGCCGACCCGCGGATCGATCCGACCGCCACCAAGGTCGACACGATGAGCCTGGCCGAGGCGCTGCAGCGCGGCCTGACCATCGCCGACGCGGCGGCGTTCGCGATGTGCGACCAGAACGGGTTGACCATGCTCGTGTTCGGCGCGGAGGGGGCGGACACCGTGGTGCACGCGATTCTCGGCGAGAAGATCGGTACGTTGCTCACGCCCGCCCGGGTGAAGTGA
- the frr gene encoding ribosome recycling factor, translating into MIDDTLLEAEEKMERAIEHAKEDFATVRTGRATPAMFAKIVVDYYGAPTPLPQLASIAIPEARMAIIKPYDASQIGAMERAVRDSDLGVNPANEGTQLRINLPPLTEERRREMVKVARGKGEEAKVAVRNIRRKAKDELDRIMRDGEAGEDEVRRAEKDLDDVTHKYTGSVDEILKRKEDELLEV; encoded by the coding sequence GTGATCGACGACACACTCCTCGAAGCCGAGGAGAAGATGGAACGGGCGATCGAGCACGCCAAGGAGGATTTCGCGACGGTGCGCACCGGCCGGGCGACCCCGGCGATGTTCGCCAAGATCGTGGTGGACTACTACGGCGCGCCGACCCCGCTGCCGCAGCTGGCCTCCATCGCCATCCCGGAGGCGCGAATGGCGATCATCAAGCCGTACGACGCGTCCCAGATCGGTGCGATGGAGCGCGCGGTGCGCGACTCGGACCTGGGTGTCAACCCCGCCAACGAGGGCACCCAGCTGCGCATCAACCTGCCCCCGCTGACCGAGGAGCGGCGCCGGGAGATGGTCAAGGTCGCCCGCGGCAAGGGCGAGGAGGCCAAGGTTGCGGTGCGCAACATCCGGCGCAAGGCGAAGGACGAACTCGATCGCATCATGCGCGATGGCGAGGCGGGGGAGGACGAGGTCCGCCGCGCGGAGAAGGACCTCGACGACGTCACGCACAAGTACACCGGGAGCGTGGACGAGATCCTGAAGCGCAAGGAAGACGAGCTTCTCGAGGTCTGA
- a CDS encoding phosphatidate cytidylyltransferase — translation MAGSGPFSSYEQPRPSHGRHRAPDADDPDGSTSVPPATPADAYAAPERPGWDTPAPDDARPEPDWGAGAAEPTWDVTAAQPAVDPSARYEAGSRAERAGAPGADDSWAATGQLPAQPGAEPGLPGSAAPSTGPDDDPATDGSTAPDPAAAHKPRAGRNLPAAIGVGVGLGAIVLASLYVQRAAFLIVVAAGVLLGTWETVRAFGRAAEPAKRTRPPLVPLLAGAVAMQGLAWFGGLEALTIGLVFTLVAVFIWRLADGPPGYRRDVAAGALIAAYVPFLAGFAVLLARPEDGAARVVAALAMVVCSDTGGYTVGVLVGRHKMAPRISPGKSWEGFAGSVLTCAVAGAILVYLVFHQPLWAGVVFGVAVSLVSVLGDLTESMIKRDLGIKDMGNLLPGHGGVMDRLDSILFAVPVSFALLSVLAPAG, via the coding sequence ATGGCAGGCAGCGGACCGTTCTCCTCGTACGAGCAGCCCCGGCCCTCGCACGGCCGGCACCGCGCTCCGGACGCCGACGACCCGGACGGGTCGACGTCGGTACCACCGGCGACCCCGGCCGACGCCTACGCCGCGCCGGAACGGCCCGGGTGGGACACCCCGGCGCCGGATGATGCTCGGCCGGAGCCGGATTGGGGTGCGGGCGCGGCGGAGCCGACCTGGGACGTCACGGCGGCGCAGCCGGCCGTCGACCCGTCGGCCCGGTACGAGGCAGGTTCGCGGGCGGAGCGCGCCGGCGCACCCGGAGCGGACGACAGCTGGGCGGCCACCGGCCAGTTGCCCGCCCAGCCCGGCGCCGAGCCGGGGCTGCCCGGCTCGGCCGCGCCGTCGACCGGCCCGGATGACGACCCGGCGACCGATGGGTCGACGGCGCCGGATCCGGCGGCCGCGCACAAGCCCCGGGCCGGCCGGAACCTGCCGGCCGCCATCGGGGTGGGCGTCGGGCTCGGCGCGATCGTGCTCGCCTCGCTGTACGTGCAGCGTGCCGCGTTCCTGATCGTGGTCGCCGCCGGCGTGCTGCTCGGCACCTGGGAGACGGTGCGCGCCTTCGGCCGGGCCGCCGAGCCGGCCAAGCGCACCCGCCCGCCACTGGTACCGCTGCTGGCCGGTGCGGTCGCGATGCAGGGCCTGGCCTGGTTCGGCGGCTTGGAGGCGCTCACCATCGGCCTGGTTTTCACCCTGGTCGCGGTGTTCATCTGGCGGCTCGCCGATGGTCCGCCCGGCTATCGCCGGGACGTGGCGGCCGGCGCGTTGATCGCCGCGTACGTGCCGTTCCTCGCCGGCTTCGCCGTACTGCTGGCCAGGCCGGAGGACGGCGCCGCGCGCGTGGTGGCGGCGCTGGCGATGGTGGTCTGCAGCGACACCGGTGGGTACACGGTCGGGGTGCTCGTGGGGCGGCACAAGATGGCGCCGCGGATCAGTCCCGGCAAGTCCTGGGAGGGCTTCGCCGGCTCCGTCCTGACGTGTGCCGTCGCCGGCGCGATCCTGGTGTACCTCGTGTTCCACCAGCCCCTGTGGGCCGGTGTGGTGTTCGGTGTCGCGGTGAGTTTGGTCTCCGTGCTCGGTGACCTGACCGAGTCGATGATCAAGCGTGACCTGGGCATCAAGGACATGGGCAACCTGCTGCCCGGGCACGGTGGGGTGATGGATCGACTCGATTCGATCCTGTTCGCGGTGCCCGTCTCGTTCGCGCTGCTGAGCGTGCTCGCGCCGGCCGGGTGA
- the rlmN gene encoding 23S rRNA (adenine(2503)-C(2))-methyltransferase RlmN, whose amino-acid sequence MTVLPLITEPTNRRRPPTPRHLADLDMAARREAVVALGEPAFRANQLSQHYFGRLLDPAAEDAAAALTDIPAAARARLAEALLPVLARPVRRQSADDGATRKTLWRLHDGALVESVAMGYPDRVTVCVSSQAGCGMGCPFCATGQGGLTRNLSTGEIVEQVVAAARLAAAGGLTGAPHRLSRVVFMGMGEPLANYARLVAAVRRITEPSPTGLGLSQRHVTVSTVGLVPAIRRLIEEEMNVTLAVSLHAPDDELRDELVPVNTRWKVAEVLDAAWDYASRTGRRVSIEYAMIRDVNDQPWRADLLGRLLSDRLAHVNLIPLNPTPGSRWDASPKPVEREFVRRLRAAGVPTTVRDTRGREIDGACGQLAAAEVGE is encoded by the coding sequence ATGACAGTCCTGCCACTGATCACCGAGCCCACGAACCGACGCCGTCCCCCCACTCCCAGGCATCTGGCCGACCTGGACATGGCGGCCCGCCGGGAGGCCGTGGTCGCCCTTGGCGAGCCCGCTTTCCGCGCCAACCAGCTGTCTCAGCACTACTTCGGCCGGTTGCTGGACCCGGCGGCCGAGGACGCTGCCGCGGCGCTGACCGACATCCCGGCCGCGGCCCGCGCCCGGCTGGCCGAGGCGCTGCTGCCGGTGCTGGCCCGGCCGGTCCGTCGGCAGTCCGCGGACGACGGCGCCACCCGCAAGACGCTGTGGCGGTTGCACGACGGTGCGCTGGTGGAAAGCGTCGCAATGGGTTACCCGGATCGGGTGACGGTCTGCGTCTCCTCGCAGGCCGGCTGCGGCATGGGCTGCCCGTTCTGCGCCACCGGCCAGGGCGGGCTGACCCGCAACCTGTCCACCGGCGAGATCGTCGAGCAGGTCGTGGCTGCGGCTCGGCTGGCCGCTGCCGGCGGGCTGACCGGAGCGCCGCATCGGTTGTCCCGGGTCGTGTTCATGGGCATGGGAGAGCCACTGGCGAACTACGCCCGGCTGGTCGCCGCGGTGCGCCGGATCACCGAGCCATCCCCCACCGGGCTCGGCCTGTCGCAGCGGCATGTCACGGTGTCGACCGTCGGGTTGGTGCCGGCGATCCGCCGGTTGATAGAAGAGGAGATGAACGTCACGCTCGCGGTGTCGCTGCATGCCCCGGACGATGAGCTGCGTGACGAGCTGGTCCCGGTGAACACCCGGTGGAAGGTCGCCGAGGTGCTGGACGCGGCATGGGACTATGCGTCCCGAACGGGACGACGGGTGTCGATCGAGTACGCAATGATTCGAGATGTGAACGACCAGCCGTGGCGGGCCGACCTGCTGGGTCGGCTGCTGTCGGATCGGTTGGCGCACGTCAACCTCATCCCGCTCAACCCGACCCCGGGAAGCCGGTGGGACGCCAGTCCCAAGCCGGTCGAGCGGGAGTTCGTCCGGCGGCTGCGCGCGGCCGGCGTGCCGACCACGGTGCGTGACACCCGGGGGCGGGAGATCGACGGTGCGTGTGGACAGCTTGCGGCTGCGGAGGTGGGCGAGTGA
- a CDS encoding DivIVA domain-containing protein, giving the protein MSQQGQRFRRRALRRGYKVDEVDEFLERVEATLSGSPLGSPVTSRDVHDFVFRVRFGGYDEWQVDMHLDRVERQLTALEEGGGMPAAEPAQLAGPGSAFALPPGDDSLGAYREPVPRQEPGGYESGGYDGGGYDGGGYDASPRRDFDAPPPPRDHDPAPQQHDPYGRDGYRDDRPRPVREDEPTMVRPARAAASVPPADPTAPGSGRAEVPGPAGRAMPRPPAPQQPEDFTQKLPPVRSDYEPAGDYPMAAEGRRRESRYEPEPERFEPEPPSFAPDQRYDAHRGYEPAPPAAAGYDQGGYPPPAFDQPRGYEPEPPRFEPPSGEIRRGYEQQPPAGRFETGFEPGRHGKVDMTTEIPAADSPFTPDDLHRLEQARRTFQVRRFGSGYDPQQVNRLFDAIAATMSGRATVQVSDSELDPGQFSLVQGGLFEAEVDGALRDVRDMFSRRGIAR; this is encoded by the coding sequence GTGAGTCAACAGGGTCAACGGTTTCGTCGGCGCGCGTTGCGACGTGGATACAAGGTCGACGAGGTCGACGAGTTCCTCGAGCGCGTTGAGGCCACCCTGTCCGGCAGCCCGCTCGGGTCGCCGGTGACCTCGCGCGATGTCCACGACTTCGTGTTCCGGGTCCGGTTCGGCGGCTACGACGAGTGGCAGGTCGACATGCACCTGGACCGGGTGGAGCGGCAGCTGACCGCGCTGGAGGAGGGCGGCGGGATGCCGGCCGCCGAGCCGGCCCAGCTGGCCGGTCCGGGCTCGGCGTTCGCGTTGCCGCCGGGTGACGACAGCCTCGGCGCCTACCGCGAACCGGTCCCGAGGCAGGAGCCCGGTGGCTACGAGAGCGGCGGCTACGACGGCGGCGGCTATGACGGTGGCGGCTACGACGCTTCGCCGCGTCGCGACTTCGACGCGCCCCCACCCCCGCGTGACCACGACCCCGCGCCGCAACAGCACGACCCGTACGGGCGGGACGGGTACCGCGACGACCGGCCACGGCCGGTCCGCGAGGACGAGCCGACGATGGTGCGGCCCGCGCGCGCCGCGGCCTCGGTGCCGCCGGCCGATCCGACCGCACCGGGTTCGGGGCGGGCGGAGGTGCCAGGCCCGGCCGGCCGAGCGATGCCTCGTCCACCGGCACCGCAGCAGCCGGAGGACTTCACCCAGAAACTGCCGCCGGTGCGGTCGGATTACGAGCCGGCCGGCGACTATCCGATGGCTGCGGAGGGCCGTCGGCGCGAGTCCCGGTACGAGCCGGAACCGGAGCGGTTCGAGCCGGAGCCACCGTCCTTCGCGCCCGACCAGCGGTACGACGCGCACCGCGGATACGAGCCGGCGCCGCCGGCTGCCGCCGGGTACGACCAGGGCGGGTACCCACCGCCGGCGTTCGACCAGCCGCGCGGGTACGAGCCGGAGCCGCCGCGGTTCGAGCCGCCGTCCGGTGAGATCCGTCGCGGGTACGAGCAGCAGCCGCCCGCGGGCCGGTTCGAGACCGGTTTCGAGCCGGGCCGGCATGGCAAGGTCGACATGACGACCGAGATCCCGGCGGCGGACTCGCCGTTCACCCCGGACGACCTGCACCGGCTGGAGCAGGCGCGGCGCACGTTCCAGGTGCGCCGGTTCGGCAGCGGCTACGACCCGCAGCAGGTGAACCGGCTGTTCGACGCGATCGCGGCGACCATGTCCGGCCGGGCCACCGTGCAGGTGTCGGACAGCGAGCTGGACCCCGGTCAGTTCAGCCTGGTGCAGGGCGGCCTGTTCGAGGCGGAGGTCGACGGGGCGCTGCGCGACGTGCGGGACATGTTCTCCCGGCGCGGCATCGCCCGCTGA
- a CDS encoding DUF2631 domain-containing protein → MSGSSEQITSPDQRKPLNRKAARAGAIICAIVCLLMTIGNQKGHVGDVFLVVTAVLLVGAVVLDWLLRKNGLRR, encoded by the coding sequence GTGTCCGGATCGTCCGAACAGATCACGTCGCCCGACCAGCGCAAGCCGCTCAACCGCAAGGCCGCCCGGGCCGGCGCGATCATCTGCGCGATCGTGTGCCTGCTGATGACGATCGGCAACCAGAAGGGCCACGTCGGCGACGTGTTCCTGGTCGTCACCGCGGTGCTGCTGGTCGGCGCCGTCGTGCTCGACTGGCTGCTGCGCAAGAACGGCCTGCGCCGCTGA
- a CDS encoding Rieske 2Fe-2S domain-containing protein: MRVTGTGHASMFIETGAGSILTDPWVNPAYFASWFPFPDNSGLDWDRLGQADYLYVSHLHRDHFDAKNLKEHISKKTTVLLPAYPTSELRDELAELGFRHFIETTSNEVLELDGGLRVMIQALTSPTDGPIGDSSLWVEYDGVRLLNQNDARPTDLSVFRDLGHVHAHMLQFSGAIWYPMVYELPQAAKTAFGKQKRARQFDRTVRYIDDLNASWVFPIAGPPCFLDDELWQLNDLPAGGGRGNTGGDEGNIFPDQQVFVDHLHELGYDNTVIPLPGTVVELTADGCDVTQPVPDVREFFADKEKHLRDYQQRQRIVIEAEKASWSHPEIDVLAAMKERIEPILVEAEQMAKGIGGPVRFDLVTGGADGDGDADAEQVESIVVDFLDRQVRPYAGEKVRYRFRTERRLIEHLLYIGEVDWVNSLFLSCRFSAARIGQYNEFVYAFFKCLSEERINYAEGWYAEQKPDAEDIVLGDWVVQRRCPHLKADLTRFGKIEDGVLTCQMHGWKFDLASGRCITSVGHEIRSSRRDAPATPES; the protein is encoded by the coding sequence GTGCGAGTGACGGGTACCGGTCACGCCAGCATGTTCATCGAGACGGGTGCGGGCAGCATCCTGACCGATCCGTGGGTCAACCCGGCCTACTTCGCCTCGTGGTTTCCGTTCCCGGACAATTCCGGTCTCGACTGGGACCGGCTGGGGCAGGCCGACTACCTCTACGTCTCGCACCTGCACCGGGACCACTTCGATGCGAAGAACCTGAAGGAACACATCTCGAAGAAGACCACCGTGCTGCTCCCCGCGTACCCGACGAGCGAGCTACGCGACGAGCTGGCGGAGCTGGGCTTTCGCCACTTCATCGAGACGACCAGCAACGAGGTGCTGGAGCTCGACGGCGGCCTGAGGGTCATGATCCAGGCGCTGACCTCGCCGACCGACGGCCCGATCGGCGACTCGTCGCTGTGGGTGGAGTACGACGGGGTCCGGCTGCTGAACCAGAACGACGCGCGGCCGACCGACCTGTCGGTGTTCCGGGATCTCGGCCACGTGCACGCGCACATGCTGCAGTTCTCCGGCGCCATCTGGTACCCGATGGTCTACGAGCTGCCGCAGGCGGCGAAGACCGCGTTCGGCAAGCAGAAGCGGGCCCGCCAGTTCGACCGTACGGTGCGCTACATCGACGACCTGAACGCCAGCTGGGTCTTCCCGATCGCGGGCCCGCCGTGCTTCCTGGACGACGAGCTGTGGCAGCTCAACGACCTGCCCGCCGGGGGTGGGCGGGGCAACACCGGCGGCGACGAGGGGAACATCTTCCCCGACCAGCAGGTGTTCGTCGACCACCTGCACGAGCTGGGGTACGACAACACCGTGATCCCGCTGCCCGGCACGGTCGTCGAACTGACGGCGGACGGGTGCGACGTGACCCAGCCGGTGCCGGACGTGCGCGAGTTCTTCGCCGACAAGGAGAAGCACCTGCGCGACTACCAGCAGCGCCAGCGCATCGTGATCGAGGCGGAGAAGGCGTCCTGGTCGCACCCGGAGATCGACGTGCTGGCCGCGATGAAGGAGCGGATCGAGCCGATCCTGGTCGAGGCCGAGCAGATGGCGAAGGGCATCGGCGGTCCGGTCCGGTTCGACCTGGTCACCGGCGGGGCGGACGGCGACGGCGACGCGGACGCCGAGCAGGTCGAGTCGATCGTGGTGGACTTCCTGGACCGCCAGGTCCGGCCGTACGCGGGGGAGAAGGTGCGGTACCGGTTCCGCACCGAGCGCCGCCTGATCGAGCACCTGCTGTACATCGGCGAGGTCGACTGGGTGAACAGCCTGTTCCTGTCCTGCCGGTTCTCCGCGGCGCGGATCGGGCAGTACAACGAGTTCGTCTACGCCTTCTTCAAGTGCCTGTCCGAGGAGCGGATCAACTACGCCGAGGGCTGGTACGCCGAGCAGAAGCCGGACGCCGAGGACATCGTGCTGGGTGACTGGGTGGTGCAGCGCCGCTGCCCGCACCTGAAGGCCGACCTGACCCGGTTCGGCAAGATCGAGGACGGCGTGCTGACCTGCCAGATGCACGGCTGGAAGTTCGATCTCGCGTCGGGGCGGTGCATCACCAGCGTGGGCCACGAGATCCGGTCCAGCCGCCGGGACGCGCCGGCGACGCCGGAGAGCTGA